In Sphingobacterium zeae, one genomic interval encodes:
- a CDS encoding TlpA family protein disulfide reductase: protein MFTLILLLIKDIIKTRLYRENNLLKTLTAVFVSMFSLCSAQSVETRADAGQSAKKITRENIPFFVDIIDKKENSREQLMYYPNADLEKYPVFQYRAKIDRIRPLKVGKNVPDEIWDLPVRIVGDIRGRDSITLRELAADKILVLDFWAKWCSPCLKSMNKWKELQPKYKGEVQVVGLMLDWDYKAELMIHKMGWNMPQLIGPEVYLLNYYFCGTPVTGPSAWINKGKFIGLSDARADSEKIINNLLLGLPPSFSENGDRKLKKGKEEL, encoded by the coding sequence ATGTTCACACTCATACTATTACTAATAAAAGATATTATAAAAACACGTCTTTATAGGGAAAACAACCTGTTAAAGACGTTAACGGCGGTTTTCGTTTCTATGTTTAGTTTATGTTCCGCACAGTCCGTGGAAACACGGGCTGATGCCGGGCAATCCGCTAAGAAAATAACACGGGAGAACATTCCTTTTTTCGTCGATATAATCGACAAAAAGGAAAATTCACGGGAACAGTTAATGTACTATCCAAATGCCGATCTGGAGAAGTATCCGGTATTTCAGTATCGCGCAAAAATAGATAGAATAAGACCTTTAAAGGTCGGTAAAAATGTCCCCGACGAAATATGGGATCTGCCGGTCAGGATTGTTGGTGACATCCGGGGAAGAGATAGTATAACCCTGCGGGAACTTGCGGCAGATAAGATCCTCGTGCTCGATTTCTGGGCGAAATGGTGTTCTCCCTGCCTGAAATCCATGAATAAGTGGAAAGAACTACAGCCAAAATATAAAGGGGAGGTCCAGGTGGTCGGGCTGATGCTCGATTGGGATTACAAAGCCGAACTGATGATCCATAAAATGGGCTGGAATATGCCGCAGCTGATCGGACCGGAGGTATATTTACTGAATTACTATTTCTGCGGAACGCCAGTTACCGGTCCGTCAGCTTGGATCAACAAAGGCAAATTCATTGGCCTTTCTGATGCCAGGGCTGACAGCGAAAAAATTATCAATAACCTATTGCTCGGTCTACCACCCTCATTCTCGGAAAATGGAGACCGCAAACTAAAGAAGGGAAAGGAGGAGCTATGA
- a CDS encoding SusC/RagA family TonB-linked outer membrane protein has protein sequence MKKIILFFFLISFLEGKAQIAGKIIGENNIPLSGATVALKEARQTMLSDENGHFSFGKVSFPDTLSVRFVGYIEQKVAVNSAGRNLQIRLVHATQAISEVQVVNTGFYQIPKERATGSFTTINNELLNRSVGANILERLDGVASGVQFVTPNGTKPSDIRVRGLATIQSDASPLIIVDNFPYDGDITSINPNDIDNITVLKDGASASIWGARAGNGVIVITTKKGRYNQKGVLSVNSNLSIGRKPDLMYSRNRLPSETVMQIEKEKYLHGGFYIDTDNQVPFPRYVEMLIARDNGSMTEEEFLGQENMLKKTEVRKEAMRYLYQPSVVQQYALNARGGGENYTYFLSGGYDKNRGEVIGNTGNRVSFSTQNTFRPLRNLEVMSSVWYSQQHGKENGITLNDLKGHVTSVGLSPYTRLMDENGNRLTLIKEYRQSYIDRAKADGLLDWEYNPLRERDLIDKRRKSEELRLNAGLRYDFLQDFHLDITYQYTKGSSFRSVLYDRDSYFVRDMVNRFTQDDGKKIIPYGGIFINESPESLLSHSARGQLNYNGSYGKDHQVSGLIGGEIREFRRTITPGSTLYGYNPDIAMGLTNLDYSQGYNLRPDSYGYISSPDYTNRIFVDRYLSYFGNVGYTFKKRYILSASLRWDGSNLFGVKTNQKGTPLYSLGTSWDISQENWFAVRNLEYLRIRATYGSAGNVNKSVSVYPTVRHMGADLTTGVDNAQILSVGNPSLRWERVNTFNMGIDFRSFGNRLSGTAEYFRKNASDLIGEDILPPNTGIIEGGSANNSRLINYADLVTNGYELQLNSINTDGRLKWTSALLLNLVRNRVTRYAQNNNVVISDYLDGKVPVAGMSRDAMFTLPWYGLGNTDGLPIVYVDGRESRDYTKFYSGLAFNDLTAAGLSVPPFYGTLRNALNYNGVGLEFTLSWKTGHSFRANSMNSGGEYTLDYNMDYFKRWQKPGDENSTDVPATQEIGKTIPYSNIIYSNSAILIKRGDQIRLQDIRLFYDLPISVAKKLKFNNMRFYAMARNLGVLWQSGDRSVDPDYSGAEYVAPKTITLGMQLDF, from the coding sequence ATGAAAAAAATAATACTCTTCTTTTTTTTAATCTCTTTTCTGGAAGGAAAAGCGCAGATAGCCGGAAAGATCATCGGAGAAAATAATATTCCGCTATCTGGAGCGACTGTGGCCCTCAAAGAGGCTAGGCAAACGATGCTGTCTGATGAAAATGGCCATTTTTCTTTCGGCAAAGTATCCTTTCCCGATACATTATCCGTCCGCTTTGTTGGATACATTGAACAGAAAGTCGCGGTAAATTCGGCAGGCCGGAATCTGCAAATCCGATTGGTCCATGCAACGCAGGCAATAAGTGAAGTACAGGTCGTAAACACAGGGTTTTACCAGATCCCCAAAGAAAGAGCTACCGGATCATTTACTACCATAAACAATGAGCTTTTAAACCGCTCTGTGGGAGCGAACATACTTGAAAGGCTCGACGGTGTTGCCTCAGGGGTTCAGTTTGTCACACCGAACGGAACAAAACCTTCGGATATCCGTGTTCGGGGCCTCGCAACGATCCAATCGGATGCCAGTCCACTGATCATCGTGGATAATTTCCCATACGATGGCGATATCACATCCATCAATCCGAATGACATAGATAATATTACAGTTCTAAAAGATGGAGCATCCGCTTCTATCTGGGGAGCACGTGCCGGCAATGGAGTGATCGTGATTACAACAAAAAAAGGGCGGTATAATCAGAAGGGAGTACTTTCCGTTAACAGCAATCTGTCCATCGGCCGGAAACCCGACCTGATGTACAGCCGAAACCGGCTGCCGAGTGAAACCGTAATGCAGATAGAAAAGGAAAAATACCTTCATGGCGGATTCTATATTGATACTGATAATCAGGTACCATTCCCCAGGTACGTGGAAATGCTGATCGCCCGGGACAATGGTTCCATGACGGAAGAGGAGTTTCTCGGCCAGGAGAATATGCTCAAGAAAACGGAAGTCAGAAAAGAGGCCATGCGGTACTTGTACCAGCCATCAGTCGTCCAGCAATATGCGCTGAATGCCCGCGGAGGGGGAGAAAATTATACTTATTTCCTATCGGGAGGCTATGACAAAAATAGGGGCGAAGTAATCGGAAATACAGGGAACCGTGTCAGCTTTAGTACACAGAACACGTTCAGGCCATTGAGGAACCTCGAGGTGATGAGTTCGGTGTGGTATAGTCAGCAGCATGGAAAAGAAAACGGGATCACCCTGAACGACCTAAAAGGACACGTAACAAGCGTAGGCCTGTCTCCTTATACAAGATTGATGGACGAAAACGGGAATCGCCTGACCCTGATAAAGGAATATCGCCAGAGCTATATTGATCGGGCCAAAGCTGATGGACTGCTGGACTGGGAGTACAATCCTTTACGGGAGCGTGACCTGATAGATAAACGTAGAAAAAGTGAGGAACTGCGGTTAAATGCCGGCCTCCGGTATGATTTTCTTCAAGATTTCCATCTGGACATTACTTATCAGTACACAAAAGGAAGTTCTTTTCGCAGTGTGTTATACGACAGGGACAGTTATTTTGTGCGGGATATGGTCAATCGTTTCACGCAGGATGACGGAAAAAAAATCATACCCTATGGTGGGATATTCATAAATGAATCCCCTGAATCGCTTCTGAGCCATTCGGCAAGGGGACAGCTGAACTATAACGGCAGTTATGGGAAAGACCATCAGGTCTCCGGGCTGATCGGCGGCGAGATACGGGAATTCAGGCGGACCATTACACCGGGCTCAACACTTTATGGCTACAATCCCGATATAGCAATGGGCCTGACAAATCTGGACTATTCGCAGGGCTACAACCTGCGTCCTGACAGCTACGGCTATATATCGTCTCCCGATTATACAAACAGAATTTTTGTGGACCGTTATCTTTCCTATTTCGGGAATGTGGGATATACCTTTAAAAAACGGTATATCCTTTCAGCCTCGCTGCGATGGGATGGCTCCAATCTTTTTGGTGTAAAGACAAATCAGAAAGGAACACCGCTGTATTCCCTTGGTACGAGCTGGGACATTTCGCAGGAAAACTGGTTTGCGGTAAGAAATCTGGAATATCTCCGGATACGGGCAACCTATGGCAGTGCCGGAAATGTCAATAAATCCGTGAGCGTATATCCAACGGTCAGGCACATGGGGGCCGACCTGACAACGGGGGTGGACAATGCTCAGATATTATCTGTCGGGAACCCGTCGCTCCGGTGGGAAAGAGTCAATACATTCAATATGGGCATTGATTTTCGTTCATTTGGAAATAGGCTGTCCGGTACTGCCGAATATTTCAGAAAGAACGCTTCCGACCTGATCGGCGAAGATATACTCCCCCCCAACACTGGTATTATTGAAGGTGGGAGCGCCAATAATTCCAGGCTTATAAATTATGCGGATCTGGTTACAAACGGGTATGAACTGCAGCTAAATTCCATAAATACGGATGGCAGGCTAAAATGGACCTCTGCACTTCTGCTGAATCTTGTCAGGAACCGTGTCACCAGATATGCGCAGAACAATAATGTGGTGATTTCCGATTACCTGGACGGAAAGGTTCCCGTAGCCGGCATGAGCAGGGACGCCATGTTCACTCTTCCATGGTATGGACTGGGCAATACGGACGGTCTGCCCATTGTATATGTTGATGGCAGGGAAAGCAGGGACTATACCAAATTTTATTCGGGGCTGGCTTTTAATGACCTAACAGCAGCGGGCCTAAGTGTGCCCCCATTCTATGGAACGCTCCGAAATGCCCTTAACTATAACGGGGTTGGCCTGGAATTTACATTGAGCTGGAAAACAGGCCATTCCTTTCGTGCAAATTCAATGAATTCCGGGGGCGAGTATACGCTTGACTATAATATGGATTATTTTAAGCGGTGGCAGAAACCCGGAGACGAAAACAGTACCGATGTTCCTGCCACTCAGGAGATCGGCAAAACCATTCCCTATTCGAATATCATATATAGCAATTCTGCCATATTGATCAAAAGGGGAGACCAGATCCGTCTTCAGGATATCCGGTTATTTTATGACCTGCCGATTTCGGTGGCAAAAAAGCTTAAATTCAATAATATGCGCTTCTATGCAATGGCACGTAACCTCGGTGTTTTATGGCAGTCCGGTGACCGCAGTGTTGATCCCGATTATTCCGGAGCGGAATATGTAGCGCCAAAAACAATCACATTGGGAATGCAATTGGACTTTTAA